A single region of the Acuticoccus sediminis genome encodes:
- the hutI gene encoding imidazolonepropionase: protein MDDPADLVITGASRVVLCDPDAPDGIGVLDSAAVAVKGETIVAVGPDAANLAGPATRVVDAAGGTVTPGLVDCHTHLVFEGDRSAEYFARTTGLDDAGLTAAGHVWGVPASQRINKAVAPEVLAATALGRARKMLLSGTTTIETKSGYGLDHASDIASLEAARLVAEISGLEVVPTYLGAHARPDDAARYLDTICAETIPEIAERNLATFCDVYVDPNVFTIEECARVLAVAADHGLVAKLHTDARVNVGGARLAVEMGAASVDHANMLSDDDLDALAEAGTAVAFFPGFDWAVNHPHPVDARRFCDHGVTVAIATDLCPVCWHLSQQMTMGFACRLSGLTADEALMGATINAARALRLDARIGSLAAGKQADIAVFDTPDHARIPFRFGANSARTVIKKGRVLVEDGRLIDRSAMDQPRMDR, encoded by the coding sequence ATGGACGACCCAGCCGATCTCGTGATCACCGGCGCCAGCCGCGTGGTCCTCTGCGACCCCGACGCGCCTGACGGCATCGGCGTCCTGGACAGCGCCGCCGTCGCGGTGAAGGGCGAGACCATCGTCGCCGTCGGCCCCGACGCCGCCAACCTCGCCGGCCCGGCGACCCGCGTCGTGGACGCCGCCGGCGGGACGGTCACGCCCGGCCTCGTCGACTGCCACACCCACCTCGTCTTCGAGGGCGACCGCTCCGCGGAGTACTTCGCCCGAACGACCGGCCTCGACGACGCGGGGCTGACGGCGGCCGGCCACGTCTGGGGCGTCCCCGCCTCGCAGCGCATCAACAAGGCCGTCGCGCCGGAGGTGCTCGCCGCGACCGCCCTCGGCCGCGCGCGCAAGATGCTCCTCTCCGGCACCACCACCATCGAGACCAAGTCCGGCTACGGCCTCGACCACGCCAGCGACATCGCCTCGCTGGAGGCGGCGCGGCTGGTCGCCGAGATATCCGGCCTCGAGGTCGTGCCGACATATCTCGGGGCGCACGCCCGGCCGGACGACGCCGCGCGCTACCTCGACACCATCTGCGCCGAGACGATCCCGGAGATCGCCGAGCGGAACCTCGCCACCTTCTGCGACGTCTACGTCGACCCCAACGTCTTCACGATCGAGGAGTGCGCGCGCGTCCTCGCCGTCGCCGCCGACCACGGCCTCGTCGCCAAGCTCCATACCGACGCCCGCGTCAACGTCGGCGGCGCCCGGCTCGCGGTGGAGATGGGCGCCGCCTCCGTCGACCACGCCAACATGCTCTCCGACGACGACCTCGACGCCCTCGCAGAGGCCGGCACCGCCGTCGCCTTCTTCCCCGGCTTCGACTGGGCGGTGAACCACCCGCATCCGGTCGACGCCCGCCGGTTCTGCGACCATGGCGTCACCGTCGCCATCGCCACCGACCTGTGCCCCGTCTGCTGGCACCTGTCGCAGCAGATGACGATGGGCTTTGCCTGCCGCCTCTCCGGCCTCACCGCGGACGAGGCGCTGATGGGCGCCACCATCAACGCCGCCAGGGCGCTGCGCCTCGACGCCCGGATCGGCTCGCTCGCCGCCGGCAAGCAGGCCGACATCGCCGTGTTCGACACGCCCGACCATGCCCGCATCCCGTTCCGCTTCGGCGCCAACTCGGCCCGGACGGTGATCAAGAAGGGCCGCGTCCTCGTCGAGGACGGCCGCCTCATCGATCGCAGCGCGATGGACCAACCCCGGATGGACCGATGA
- a CDS encoding TetR/AcrR family transcriptional regulator yields MTSTFDDEAASAATGDAETLDGETRGEDGKEDGRERKGAAMRARLRAATEEIIASEGYDVATAVEVARRTGVSRGAVLHHYPTRDDLIIDTARHFWRRAKQRTADLADGLNEGRVSTADFVQMFYDDVFLSRGIHTMLELIIAGRTNERIAGPVSEILADLFRAYETLGETAFAARGAGADRIHVVITLIGSTLRGLRIQEVVDPDETRTRETLAALVEAVDALLPPAGSRKVRP; encoded by the coding sequence ATGACATCCACTTTCGACGACGAGGCGGCCTCCGCCGCGACCGGGGACGCCGAGACGCTGGACGGCGAGACCCGGGGCGAGGACGGCAAGGAAGACGGCCGCGAACGGAAGGGCGCGGCGATGCGCGCCCGCCTGCGCGCCGCCACCGAGGAGATCATCGCCAGCGAGGGATACGACGTGGCGACCGCCGTCGAGGTGGCGCGGCGCACCGGCGTCTCGCGCGGCGCGGTGCTGCACCACTATCCGACCCGCGACGACCTCATCATCGACACCGCCCGCCACTTCTGGCGCCGCGCCAAGCAGCGCACCGCCGACCTCGCGGACGGGCTCAACGAGGGCCGCGTCTCCACCGCCGACTTCGTGCAGATGTTCTACGACGACGTCTTCCTGAGCCGCGGCATCCACACGATGCTGGAGCTCATCATCGCCGGGCGCACCAACGAGCGGATCGCCGGTCCGGTGAGCGAGATCCTCGCCGACCTCTTCCGCGCCTACGAGACCCTCGGCGAGACCGCCTTCGCCGCGCGCGGCGCGGGCGCGGACCGCATCCACGTCGTCATCACCCTGATCGGATCCACCCTCCGCGGCCTCAGGATCCAGGAGGTCGTCGACCCCGACGAGACCCGCACGCGCGAGACGCTCGCGGCGCTGGTCGAGGCCGTCGACGCGCTCCTGCCCCCGGCCGGCTCCAGAAAGGTGCGACCATGA
- a CDS encoding aldo/keto reductase: MPVATAEADGLPAYQALAWLIAREGVTAPIASATSVAQVESFAKAATLSLNADEIARLTDTAS; encoded by the coding sequence GTGCCGGTCGCCACGGCCGAGGCGGACGGGCTGCCCGCCTACCAGGCGCTCGCCTGGCTCATCGCCCGCGAGGGCGTGACGGCGCCGATCGCCAGCGCCACCAGCGTCGCCCAGGTCGAGAGCTTCGCGAAGGCCGCGACCCTGTCGCTGAACGCGGACGAGATCGCCCGTCTCACCGACACGGCGTCCTAA
- a CDS encoding AEC family transporter, whose translation MVLAILIALAPIVLLVAAGNLMRRRGFLADTFWPQAERLSYFVLLPCLFIHGLAMADLDGVPVLRLAAVLVVSTFGTALLMVLARRVIGGGGPAFTSVFQGGVRFNNYVGVTAAIALFGAPAIGLSAVANAAIVPTVNILVILVFAQYAGAEPSIRGVVRGIVTNPLVVACAIGVTLQATGLGLPPGVAGAVKALGTASLPLGLLCVGAAFQWKAVGTAVRPTVAAMIFKFGVMPAATVLACLAFGLSGPPAAVAVLFQTLPTASSAYILARQLGGDAPLMASIVTVQTVAAAIAVPAVLLLSPVVLQI comes from the coding sequence ATGGTCCTCGCGATCCTCATCGCCCTCGCGCCGATCGTCCTCCTCGTGGCGGCCGGCAACCTGATGCGCCGCCGGGGCTTCCTGGCGGACACCTTCTGGCCCCAGGCCGAGCGGCTCTCCTATTTCGTGCTGCTGCCGTGCCTCTTCATCCACGGCCTCGCGATGGCCGACCTCGACGGCGTCCCGGTGCTGCGGCTCGCGGCGGTGCTGGTCGTCTCCACCTTCGGCACCGCGCTCCTCATGGTGCTGGCGCGGCGCGTGATCGGCGGCGGCGGCCCGGCGTTCACTTCGGTGTTCCAGGGCGGCGTCCGCTTCAACAACTATGTCGGCGTCACGGCCGCGATCGCGCTCTTCGGCGCGCCGGCCATCGGCCTCTCGGCCGTCGCCAACGCGGCGATCGTGCCGACGGTCAACATCCTCGTCATCCTGGTGTTCGCGCAATATGCCGGCGCGGAACCCTCGATCCGCGGCGTGGTGCGCGGGATCGTCACGAACCCGCTGGTGGTCGCCTGCGCGATCGGGGTCACCTTGCAGGCGACCGGGCTGGGGCTCCCCCCGGGTGTCGCGGGCGCGGTGAAGGCGCTCGGCACGGCCTCCCTGCCGCTCGGCCTCCTGTGCGTCGGCGCGGCGTTCCAGTGGAAGGCCGTCGGCACGGCGGTTCGGCCGACGGTGGCGGCGATGATCTTCAAGTTCGGCGTCATGCCGGCCGCGACCGTCCTCGCCTGCCTCGCGTTCGGCCTGAGCGGGCCGCCGGCGGCCGTCGCGGTGCTGTTCCAGACGCTCCCGACCGCGTCTTCCGCCTACATCCTCGCCCGCCAGCTCGGCGGCGACGCGCCGCTGATGGCCTCCATCGTCACGGTGCAGACGGTGGCCGCCGCGATCGCCGTTCCGGCCGTTCTTCTCCTCAGCCCGGTGGTCCTGCAGATCTGA
- a CDS encoding LysR substrate-binding domain-containing protein, translated as MVGGQPVRLGRGDRHVNDGQALKDWAVAGAGVVMKSSFDVAEELAAGRLETALEAFTAEATNLYAVSPPRSRASRRVRMLLDHLTEGLAGIGAAPRV; from the coding sequence CTGGTAGGCGGGCAGCCCGTCCGCCTCGGCCGTGGCGACCGGCACGTCAACGACGGCCAGGCGCTGAAGGACTGGGCGGTCGCCGGTGCGGGGGTCGTGATGAAGTCGAGCTTCGACGTCGCGGAGGAGCTCGCCGCCGGCCGGCTCGAGACGGCGTTGGAGGCGTTTACGGCGGAGGCGACGAACCTTTACGCCGTGTCCCCGCCGCGCAGCCGCGCATCGCGCCGGGTGCGGATGCTCCTCGACCACCTGACCGAGGGGCTCGCCGGCATCGGCGCCGCGCCGCGCGTCTGA
- a CDS encoding MBL fold metallo-hydrolase yields the protein MKDRKDEGLWAWRQAENNNHMIALQEGLPEAKGPAELAFFGSSAFRITSPAGVSIMIDPWRNHPAGGWDWYLYDFPKTEVDIAISTHAHFDHDGLHLVSANVILDRLVGTFAFADVTITGIADKHVSDSTHNAWNWANLTRSLTPMETLPPHNWRSFDNSLIIVETGGVRILHWGDNRPDPPEHVWEMIGPVDVALLPVDGSEHVLSYAQADAVAARLGAKIIVPHHYFIWDVLHRASTMQPPDAWVNGRPGSVWLDKGAVALDPATVAACDGVAWCFGDNVAFEKPTFADAAAHR from the coding sequence ATGAAAGACCGCAAGGACGAGGGCCTCTGGGCCTGGCGCCAGGCCGAGAACAACAACCACATGATCGCCCTGCAGGAGGGGCTGCCGGAGGCGAAGGGACCGGCCGAGCTCGCCTTCTTCGGCTCCTCGGCGTTCCGTATCACGTCCCCGGCGGGCGTCTCGATCATGATCGACCCCTGGCGCAACCACCCCGCAGGCGGCTGGGACTGGTACCTCTACGACTTCCCGAAGACGGAGGTGGACATCGCCATCTCAACCCACGCCCACTTCGACCATGACGGGCTGCATCTCGTGTCGGCCAACGTCATCCTCGACCGTCTCGTCGGGACCTTCGCGTTCGCCGACGTCACGATCACCGGCATCGCCGACAAGCACGTCTCCGATTCGACGCACAATGCCTGGAACTGGGCGAACCTCACCCGCAGCCTCACGCCGATGGAGACGCTGCCGCCGCACAACTGGCGCTCGTTCGACAACTCGCTGATCATCGTCGAGACCGGCGGCGTCCGGATCCTGCACTGGGGCGACAACCGGCCCGACCCGCCGGAACACGTCTGGGAGATGATCGGCCCGGTGGACGTCGCGCTCCTGCCCGTCGACGGGTCCGAGCACGTCCTCTCCTACGCCCAGGCCGACGCGGTGGCGGCGCGGCTCGGCGCGAAGATCATCGTGCCGCATCACTATTTCATCTGGGACGTGCTGCACCGCGCCTCGACGATGCAGCCGCCCGACGCGTGGGTGAACGGACGCCCCGGCTCGGTCTGGCTCGACAAGGGCGCCGTCGCCCTCGATCCCGCGACCGTCGCCGCGTGCGATGGCGTCGCCTGGTGCTTCGGCGATAACGTCGCGTTCGAGAAACCGACCTTCGCGGACGCCGCCGCCCACCGGTGA
- a CDS encoding LysR family transcriptional regulator encodes MSLRALRSLVAITRYGTFARAAEALGLTPSAVGLHVKALEEEFGVTLFDRSRRQPVLTAAGEIAVEHARGVLDGYDAIKDAVASGPGIAGRLRLGAIQTALAGVLPEALSRLQAAHPRLHIRVNSGMSAELAREIEAGNIDAAVTTEPVKPYPAGLHFDPTYCDRFWVVASPEHEGVDTRTLLTRLPLLRFDKRAWAGRIIEDELRRQGLRVREEMELDSQQALARMAATGLGVAVVPLDERDLESLPPLYRQPFGEPQLVRRVGVLSLEEAPAARFVALLVEALIAVSRP; translated from the coding sequence TTGTCGCTCCGTGCGCTGCGCAGCCTCGTCGCCATCACCCGGTACGGCACCTTCGCCCGCGCGGCGGAGGCGCTGGGGCTGACCCCGTCCGCCGTCGGCCTCCACGTCAAGGCGCTCGAGGAGGAGTTCGGCGTCACGCTGTTCGACCGCTCCCGCCGCCAGCCGGTGCTGACGGCGGCGGGCGAGATCGCCGTCGAGCATGCCCGCGGCGTGCTCGACGGCTACGACGCCATCAAGGACGCCGTCGCCTCCGGCCCCGGGATCGCCGGGCGGTTGCGGCTCGGCGCGATCCAGACCGCGCTCGCCGGCGTACTTCCGGAGGCGCTGAGCCGGCTGCAGGCGGCGCACCCGCGCCTCCATATCCGTGTCAACTCCGGCATGTCCGCCGAGCTCGCGCGCGAGATCGAGGCCGGCAACATCGACGCGGCGGTCACCACCGAGCCGGTCAAGCCCTACCCCGCGGGCCTCCACTTCGACCCGACGTACTGCGACCGCTTCTGGGTCGTCGCCTCGCCGGAGCACGAGGGCGTGGACACGAGGACCCTCCTCACCCGCCTGCCGCTCCTGCGCTTCGACAAGCGCGCCTGGGCCGGGCGCATCATCGAGGACGAGCTGCGCCGGCAGGGCTTGCGCGTGCGCGAGGAAATGGAGCTCGACAGCCAGCAGGCGCTCGCCCGCATGGCCGCCACCGGCCTCGGCGTCGCCGTCGTCCCGCTCGACGAGCGCGACCTTGAGAGCCTGCCGCCGCTGTACCGCCAACCCTTCGGCGAGCCGCAACTCGTACGCCGCGTCGGCGTGCTCTCGCTGGAGGAGGCGCCGGCCGCCCGCTTCGTGGCGCTGCTGGTGGAGGCCCTGATCGCGGTCAGCCGACCATAG
- a CDS encoding DUF3604 domain-containing protein: MKPNVPPQPIRRALVGENAPSVRPGDDPTLYGSATLEPVEAVETRTFQTFRLTYTVGRIGLDDTGAIRISFRSITDAGRAQSTDPGGPNYVSAVTDGEAKITLRCGPEGPRPWAYCVTAQVNGGYLKEGETITLTFGDMSRGSPGMLMQTFAEHSYEFRVATDVQATGNFLPLSEQFVVPVVAGPAHRWAAVMPTLRRPGEPFHLGLKSEDRNGNPTQQAKGRVRLEPSLPVTGLDLEFDYAPGDRSMVFEGLSVAAPGTLRIKVFVDDALVAEAGPLVVEAGDHAGFWGDLHGQTGETIGVNTIESYFDFARNKAFLDVSAHQGNDFQINLPFWARLNELTAEWNEPGRFTVFPGYEWSGNTAVGGDHNVYFATEGRTIARCSHAILEDRSDLMTDANTLTDLYDKLRGEDCVIYAHVGGRYANIFYDHDPKLETAVEMHSAWGTFEWILTDGFPLGRRVGVVCNSDGHKGRPGASYPGASRFGAYGGLTCFLTDRNDRASIMEAQRRRHHYGTTGCRLFMDVTATLPDGSVVFERNPAADPDAARAEARTAIMGDIVRVAGGEVTLAVRIEAHAGIERVELRDGAAPLEVIRTYGEEDLGNRIRVLWAGAEYRGRGRDTLWTGRARFAGASIDRFETVNHWNKEQMLEQRGGESVSFKGVTTGNFMGFDAWLTATDGSVLTVETNRGTLERPLAGIGLDPIVMDAGGLDRRLSVQRLPEARLARSLSFERTLTLKADGDTPIWIAVTTEDGFQAWSSPIYLFR; the protein is encoded by the coding sequence AGGCTGACGTACACGGTGGGCCGCATCGGCCTCGACGACACCGGCGCGATCCGCATCTCCTTCCGCTCGATCACGGACGCGGGGCGGGCGCAGTCGACCGACCCGGGCGGCCCGAACTACGTGAGCGCGGTCACCGACGGCGAGGCGAAGATCACCCTGCGCTGCGGCCCTGAAGGGCCGCGCCCGTGGGCCTACTGCGTGACCGCGCAGGTCAACGGCGGCTACCTGAAGGAAGGCGAGACGATCACGCTGACGTTCGGCGACATGTCGCGCGGCTCGCCCGGCATGCTGATGCAGACCTTCGCCGAGCACAGCTACGAGTTCCGTGTCGCGACGGACGTGCAGGCGACGGGCAACTTCCTGCCGCTTTCCGAGCAGTTCGTCGTCCCGGTGGTGGCCGGCCCCGCGCACCGCTGGGCGGCGGTGATGCCGACCCTGCGCCGCCCGGGCGAGCCGTTCCACCTCGGCCTGAAGTCCGAGGACCGCAACGGCAACCCGACGCAGCAGGCGAAGGGGCGGGTGAGGCTCGAGCCGTCGCTCCCGGTGACGGGCCTCGACCTCGAGTTCGACTACGCGCCCGGCGACCGCTCGATGGTGTTCGAGGGGCTGAGCGTCGCGGCGCCCGGCACGCTGCGCATCAAGGTGTTCGTCGACGACGCGCTGGTCGCGGAGGCGGGGCCGCTCGTCGTCGAGGCGGGCGATCATGCCGGGTTCTGGGGCGACCTGCACGGGCAGACAGGCGAGACCATCGGCGTCAACACCATCGAGAGCTACTTCGATTTCGCCCGCAACAAGGCGTTCCTCGACGTCTCGGCCCACCAGGGCAACGACTTCCAGATCAACCTGCCCTTCTGGGCACGGCTCAACGAGCTGACGGCGGAGTGGAACGAGCCGGGGCGCTTCACCGTGTTCCCGGGCTACGAGTGGTCCGGCAACACGGCGGTCGGCGGCGACCACAACGTCTACTTCGCGACCGAGGGGCGCACCATCGCGCGGTGCAGCCACGCGATCCTCGAGGACCGCTCCGACCTCATGACCGACGCGAACACCCTGACCGACCTCTACGACAAGCTGCGCGGCGAGGACTGCGTGATCTACGCCCACGTCGGCGGGCGCTACGCGAACATCTTCTACGACCACGACCCGAAGCTCGAGACGGCGGTGGAGATGCACTCCGCCTGGGGGACGTTCGAGTGGATCCTGACCGACGGGTTCCCGCTCGGCCGCCGCGTCGGCGTGGTCTGCAACAGCGACGGCCACAAGGGGCGGCCGGGCGCCAGCTATCCCGGCGCGTCGCGCTTCGGCGCCTATGGCGGGCTCACCTGCTTCCTCACCGACCGCAACGACCGCGCCTCGATCATGGAGGCGCAGCGCCGCCGCCATCACTACGGCACCACCGGCTGCCGCCTCTTCATGGATGTGACGGCCACGCTGCCGGACGGATCGGTCGTCTTCGAGCGCAATCCGGCCGCCGACCCGGATGCGGCACGGGCCGAGGCGCGGACCGCGATCATGGGCGATATCGTCAGGGTCGCGGGCGGGGAGGTCACGCTCGCCGTCCGGATCGAGGCGCACGCGGGGATCGAGCGCGTCGAGCTGCGCGACGGGGCGGCGCCGCTGGAGGTGATCCGCACCTACGGCGAGGAGGACCTCGGCAACCGCATCCGCGTCCTGTGGGCGGGGGCGGAGTATCGCGGCCGCGGGCGCGACACGCTGTGGACCGGCCGCGCCCGCTTCGCCGGCGCTTCCATCGACCGGTTCGAGACGGTGAACCATTGGAACAAGGAGCAGATGCTTGAGCAGCGCGGCGGCGAGAGCGTCTCGTTCAAGGGCGTCACCACCGGCAACTTCATGGGCTTCGACGCCTGGCTCACCGCCACGGACGGCTCGGTGCTCACCGTCGAGACCAACCGGGGGACGCTGGAGCGGCCGCTGGCCGGGATCGGCCTCGACCCGATCGTCATGGACGCGGGCGGCCTCGACCGGCGCCTCAGCGTGCAGCGGCTGCCCGAGGCGCGTCTCGCCCGCAGCCTCTCGTTCGAGCGCACGCTCACCTTGAAGGCGGACGGGGACACGCCGATCTGGATCGCCGTCACCACCGAGGACGGCTTCCAGGCGTGGTCGAGCCCCATCTACCTGTTCCGCTGA
- a CDS encoding pyridoxal phosphate-dependent aminotransferase — translation MSLPRFRPVAAGSPILAMARKAAEHRAAGHEVIDLTLGEPDFAPPDHVIAAAHEALDTRRMGYTPVNGIPPLRAAIREHFARERGLTFADDEIAVGCGAKQVIFNAFLASLEKGDEVVLPAPYWASYPDMVRACGAVPVVVPTALETGFRLDPDVLAAAITPKTRWVVINAPGNPSGAVYSASDLAALAEVIAGHPRILVLSDDIYAPIRFSDTPYASFAAVVPDLADRTLTIDGVSKAYAMTGWRVGWAGGPKDLVTAINAVQSQNATQTSSLSQIAAVAALTGPQDSLPVRAEIYRKRRDAALAVLAESPHLSTAAPDGAFYLFPRIAGRHGDETAMALLEATGVAVVPGSAFGGDDHLRLSFALDEASLVEGCRRIVDFLGRA, via the coding sequence ATGTCCCTGCCCCGCTTCCGGCCGGTGGCCGCCGGCTCGCCCATCCTGGCCATGGCGCGCAAGGCGGCCGAGCATCGCGCCGCTGGTCACGAGGTCATCGACCTGACCCTCGGCGAACCCGACTTCGCGCCGCCGGACCACGTGATCGCCGCCGCGCACGAGGCGCTCGACACCCGCCGCATGGGCTACACGCCCGTCAACGGCATCCCGCCGCTGCGGGCCGCGATCCGCGAGCACTTCGCCCGGGAGCGCGGCCTCACCTTCGCCGACGACGAGATCGCCGTCGGCTGCGGTGCCAAGCAGGTGATCTTCAACGCCTTCCTCGCCTCGCTCGAAAAAGGCGACGAGGTCGTCCTCCCCGCACCCTACTGGGCGTCCTACCCGGACATGGTGCGGGCCTGCGGGGCGGTGCCGGTGGTGGTGCCGACCGCGCTGGAAACCGGCTTCCGCCTCGACCCGGACGTGCTTGCCGCGGCGATCACCCCGAAGACGCGCTGGGTCGTCATCAACGCGCCCGGCAACCCCTCCGGCGCGGTCTACTCCGCGTCCGATCTCGCCGCCCTCGCGGAGGTGATCGCCGGCCACCCGCGCATCCTCGTCCTCTCCGACGACATCTACGCGCCGATCCGCTTCTCCGACACGCCCTACGCCTCGTTCGCCGCGGTCGTGCCGGACCTCGCGGACCGGACGCTGACCATCGACGGCGTCTCCAAGGCGTACGCGATGACGGGGTGGCGCGTCGGCTGGGCGGGCGGGCCGAAGGACCTCGTCACCGCCATCAACGCGGTCCAGTCGCAGAACGCCACGCAGACGTCCTCGCTGTCCCAGATCGCCGCCGTGGCGGCGCTGACCGGCCCGCAGGACTCGCTCCCGGTCCGGGCGGAGATCTACCGCAAGCGGCGCGACGCGGCGCTGGCCGTGCTCGCCGAGAGCCCGCACCTGTCGACCGCAGCGCCCGACGGGGCCTTCTACCTCTTCCCCCGCATCGCCGGCCGCCACGGTGACGAGACGGCGATGGCGCTCCTGGAGGCGACGGGCGTCGCCGTCGTGCCGGGCTCGGCGTTCGGCGGGGACGACCACCTGCGCCTCTCCTTCGCGCTCGATGAAGCGAGCCTCGTGGAGGGCTGCCGCCGCATCGTCGACTTCCTGGGGCGGGCGTGA